Proteins encoded together in one Pseudomonas sp. ADAK13 window:
- a CDS encoding gamma-glutamylcyclotransferase family protein, producing the protein MERSTEFPVLLFSYGTLQDKAVQLSNFGRELAGQQDAMLGYSKSWVEITDPEVLAASGKTHHPIVAPSGRNEDSVEGMVFQITEQELAAADAYEVSDYKRVSVGLASGLTAWVYVQA; encoded by the coding sequence ATGGAACGCTCGACCGAATTTCCCGTGCTGTTGTTTTCCTACGGCACGTTGCAGGACAAGGCCGTTCAACTGTCCAACTTTGGGCGGGAGCTGGCGGGTCAGCAGGATGCGATGCTGGGGTACTCGAAAAGCTGGGTGGAGATTACGGATCCTGAGGTGTTGGCGGCCAGTGGCAAAACTCATCATCCGATCGTTGCTCCCAGCGGGCGCAATGAAGACAGTGTTGAAGGGATGGTGTTTCAGATTACCGAGCAGGAACTGGCAGCGGCGGATGCGTATGAGGTGTCGGACTATAAACGGGTTTCGGTGGGGTTGGCTTCAGGGTTGACGGCTTGGGTGTATGTGCAGGCGTGA